A genomic region of Erythrobacter sp. SCSIO 43205 contains the following coding sequences:
- a CDS encoding TspO/MBR family protein, translating to MEIDWTLAGIAAAWAIILGGAGGALTEIGEWYRDLNKPSWQPPDWLFGPAWTIILGLSGWSFYLALSAAQSTSDTVVIAALFAANFVLHFAWSPLFFKIKRPDWALAENVFLWLSVLSLCLILPLYSPLAGWLNVPYICWVSFAFLLNWKIVQLNRPFGTA from the coding sequence ATGGAAATCGACTGGACTTTGGCGGGCATCGCCGCTGCGTGGGCTATCATCCTTGGCGGTGCTGGCGGCGCGCTGACCGAAATTGGAGAGTGGTACCGCGATCTCAACAAACCCAGCTGGCAGCCGCCTGACTGGTTGTTTGGTCCCGCCTGGACCATCATCCTTGGCCTATCGGGGTGGAGCTTTTACCTCGCGCTTAGCGCGGCACAGAGCACAAGCGACACGGTCGTAATCGCCGCCTTGTTTGCCGCCAATTTCGTCCTGCATTTCGCCTGGTCGCCGCTTTTCTTCAAGATCAAGCGCCCGGACTGGGCCTTGGCTGAAAACGTGTTTCTCTGGCTTTCGGTCCTGTCGCTTTGCCTTATCTTGCCGCTCTACTCGCCCCTCGCGGGATGGCTCAATGTGCCTTATATCTGCTGGGTCAGTTTTGCCTTCCTGCTCAACTGGAAAATCGTGCAGCTGAACAGGCCCTTCGGTACAGCTTAG